In Fodinibius saliphilus, the sequence CCCTTATGAACAGCACGTACCGATTCCTCAGGGTCTGTTACAATTTCAATTCCGGGATTCTGGGTTTTGGTTCCATATACCGGATGGCGGCGGGTACCAAAATGTTCGGCTACTGTTTTACTGTCTACCGGCCAGGGTAGCTGTCCTTTTTGTCGGGCAAACTGTTTTTCCACTCTTTTGAGTTCTTCAGAACTCATAAAGTTTCGTTTTTCTATAGGTTTGGAATACTTTGCTACTGCTTTGGCCCGTTTGGTTTCATCTTCAATTTCTTTAGCTGCAGCCAGCTTACGCTTTCGCTCAGCCTCAAGGCTTTTTAAACGTTTCTCTCGAAGCTTTTTTGCTTCTCGTATATACTTACTGAGATCTTTTTTAAAGCTGTTCAGCTTTTTTTTCGTTTGTTCTTGGTCTTCTTTCAGCTCTTGTTTGTTTTCGCGAAGTAGCGCTACGTTTTTAGCTTGCTGTTTTCTTTTTTCGGCCAGCCTCTTTTTCTCCTGTTTAATTTTGGAGAGTGTGCGCTCATTTTTTTGACGTGCTTCAACAAGCTGTTCTTTTGTTTTCTTTAGCTCTTTTTGTGCTTCTCGGATTTGGTGAGCCTGCTTTTCTCTAAAGTCATTAAATTGTTCTAGGTAATAAGAGCGAACCAGCATTTGATTAATTGAAGAGGAGGAGAAAATAAGTGCCAACTGAGAGGTTCGTCCGTGTTTATACAAATAATCCAAGGTTTTTTTATGATCTGTAACCAGCTTTTCTAGCTTATCCTGTTTCTCTTTAAGAGATCGGGTGGTTATTTGTAGTTCCTCTTTGATCTGTGCTCGTTCATCTCTGAGCTTTTCCAATTTTTGATCTTGAAGGGCAATAAGATTTCTAAGATCCTGATACTTTTGATATAAGGTCTCATATTTTTTATCGGCCAGCTGTATCCGTTCTTCATATTTTTCTATCTGCCTGGAAAGCTGCTGGATTTTATTGCGCGTTTCTTCTTGTTTCTCAATTACCTTTTTGCGCATTGCCCTGTAATCTTGGGCAAAAACAGTTGAGGCACAAAGCAGTAAAATGAAAATAGCTAATATGTAAAAGCGGCGCGTATTCATCATCGATGATAAACAGGTATGTCGTCTGGGTAGTTAATGTGTAAGTTACCTAAATCGGGGTTTAAATCAAGTGAAGTAAGTTGTAATGCGATTTTTGATTTTTTCTCTGCGCCAAAGATACTAATTCTTCGGGGAAGGGTGAACCGTCCTACCGTTCCGTAGGCATCGTACTGGATTTTGGAATAGGGCAATGTAGTGTTATTGGGTTGTTCAATTTGGCGAATATTATAGCTTTTTTTATCAATATAAATTAGGGTACCGGATGAAAGAGCAAGTTTATATAAAGATTCATTTTCAAAGACATCTGATACTTCATCAGGTGTGAATGGGTAATTTATAAGCTGTAATATATTTAAGGAAGCCAGTTTGTTAATCCGCTGAAGATTACCACTGCGGACAGCTATTTTGCGTACATATTTATCGATCTTATTATAAACTGTCAGCGTATCTCCATCGGTAAGCAGTTCTCCACCTTTTATGCCGATCCCGTTACGAATTTTAACCAAGCTTTTAGATCTATTACTCATAAAAATAATCGTAACCCGTTCAGTGTTGCCGGGCTCACTGACGATAGCACGTCCTTCCCCTGTTAAAGCATGCAATGTAGAGCGGTAATCAGGAATTTTATTTACAACTACAGATGGTTTAATCTGTGACACTTGATACCCTTCTTTACTTATTTTTCGGGGTGTAGTACAGGAAACCAATCCCAATATGAACAGGGAAAGTAATGTTAGATATAACCGTTTATTCACCGTTTTCAGGAATTTTGTCTTTAAGATGAGTGCGTGTTGAATCTTTGTTTAATGCTTTTTGCCACCATTGACGGGCCTCTGATATATCGCCTAATTCCTTTAACACATCTCCCATGTGTTCCATAACTTCAGCACTGGCTTCTCCTGTCTCAAGAGCAGCACGAATATACTTTTCTGCTTTTGGGAATTCCCCCTTTTGATAATATACCCATCCAATAGTATCAAGGTAAGATGGGTTTTTTGGCGCAAGTTGAATGGCTTTTTTTGCCATTTTTTCGGCCTTTTGAAGGTTTTTCTTTTGCAAGGAAAGGTAATAGGCATAGTTGTTTAGCAGGCCGGGGCTGTTCGGTTCAATCTTCAAAGCCTGTTCATAATGCGAGAAAGCATTGTCCCATTGCTTTAAGGCCGCATATGCATTGGCGATAGCACCCAAAATATTTGTCTTAAGAGAGCGACGAACGGGTAACTTTTCTGCTTTTTTTAAGTAACCTAACGCTTTTTGATGATTTTGGCGTAAAAGATGAGCATTCCCCAGAAAATATAAGATGATGGGTTCTTGAGGTACCGCTTTTGTGGCTTGTTCACCAACTAGGATGGCTTCTTTTGCTCTTCCCTGTTGAAGTAGTAATTGAAGTCGTTTCTGCCATGCGGTATCGTTCGCTGGGGTAAGGTCTGTGGTATTTTTGTATGCTTGCAGGGCTAAGTCTGTTTGTCCTGTTTGGAGAAAAAAGTCAGCAGCTAACGATTGGGCACCACCATAGTTAGGCTCAGTCTTCATTAGTTTTTTTAAAACGGTTGCAGTCGTCTGTTGTAGCTTATGATTATCAGGATCAGATTTGTAATTTGAATAAAGGTATCTGCCAACGTTAAGTTTGGTGGCTTTGTCAATAGTAGAATCAACAACAACATCGGATAAAAGAACTGAGAGGCTGTCCCACTGTGCTTTTTTTATGTAGATATTGGAAAGCATAAGGAGGGTTTGGGTATCTCGTTTATTTATCTGGAGCGCGTTATTCAGCACTTCTTTGGCTTCTTTTAACTTCCCCATTTCTTTGTAGTGATTACTCAATACTTGCAGGGTTGCAATATTATTGGGATCAAGGTCACGTATTTTTTTTAGTTCAGTGATGGCAGAATCTTGCATACCCAGGTCATTAAAATTTCTCAGCCGTTCCAATCGTACATTGAGGTCCTCTCCGTCAAGGAATAGTAGTTTGCTGTATACTTTGTTTGCTTTCTTGAGCTGTTTGGAATCGCCATAGGATTGGGCCAATTCATGGAGCAAATTTTCATTATTGGGATTATACTCTAGGGCTTCCTTCAGTTCAGTAATAGCAGCGTTATTTTTCCCTTGGTCACGATATAACCGCGCTAGTTTAAGGCGGTACCACGGATTGCCAGGTGCCAGCTTTACAGCTTGTTTTCCATAATATTCGGCATTGGTGATATCGTCTACCATCAGGTAAGCATCAGCAAGAGCGTAGTTGACCCCGGCATGATCCGGAAGTTTTACATATGCTGATTTCAGTAGCTCGAGGGCATGCTGGTAATCCTCATTTTCGAATGCGGCAAGACCATCAATATAAGCTGACCGTGCATTAATACGGGTGTTCTCTTCCACCATCTGCTGATCTTGTGCCATTAAATCAGTAGAAAAAAAGAGCAATGCCATTACAGCAATGGCAAAGAAAGAATAAATGTTAGATGAAAGATTTTTCATACGTTTGGTAACGAGTTCGTAGCCTATATAGTACAATAAATTGAATTTCCGATCAGCTTTTCAAAAATATTAATCAGCTATAGTTTTGCGCCAGCTGTTAAGGCGTCCAAAGGCGTGCTTCATGTGTGATCCATACCAACTGAACCATTCTCCCTCTACCACGAGTACCCGTGCAGCAGGGCAGGCTTCTTTTACCACTGCAATATGTTTTTCTTTGAAGGGATAGGGTTCACTGCTCAGTAAAACAAGATCGGGGTTATAGCTTTTGAGTGACTCAAGCTCAAAAGTGGGGTATCGACTTTCACTGTTAAAAACATTGGGTAGGTTCCAGTGCTCCAACACGTCGTTGATGTAGGTGTCGTGGCCTACAGACATCCATGGATCTTTCCAAATCATATAGGCCGTTCGCAGCTCGGTTTCATCAGGACGCTCCTCCAGCCGCTGTTGGATATCGGTAATAAGCTGTTCGGCTGTTTCAGATACATTAAAAGTTTGTGCAAGGTTATGAATAGCGATGAGAGCATCCTCGATAGTTTCGATCTCTGTTATAATAACCTCAGAATCAGCTGTTAGTTGATTGATATCCTCCGGGCGATTTTCCTCTTTGTTAGCAATGATGTAATCGGGGTCGATATTGTGAATTTTATCCAACCTGGGATTTTTAGTACCGCCGACGATGGGTATGTTTTCCACTTTTTCCCTGGGATGTACACAAAAGCGGGTACGTCCCACGAGCTGGCCATGGAGTCCCAAATCAATAAGTAGTTCAGTCAAACTGGGGACCAAGCTAATAATAGATGGTTTTTCTGAGCTCATAATTCTTTGATCTATTTAGTGCATATACTGGGTAACTCTACAAAAATTAAAATCGTTGTACAATTCTTTTGAGCTGTTGCGCGTAACTTCCTCCAAACAAGTTGGTATGTACTAACAGTGGGTATAGATTATAAATATCTTTTCGTTGATTAAAATTTGGCTGCAGTGGGTAGGCTTCTTTATACGCATTATAGAAAGCAGATGAAAACCCTCCAAAAAGTTGGGTAAAGGCCAGTTCTATTTCTCGATGTCCGTAATAAACAGCAGGGTCATATATCGTAGTCTGTCCCTCTTGATCATAAAAAAAGTTACCGCTCCAAAGGTCCCCATGAAGAAGACTGGCTGGTTCTTTTGGGAAAATAGTTGGTAGGCGTTTATACATTGATTGGAACTGTGAGACTGTTTTTGATCCCAGTTTTCCCGAATCTGTTGCCATTTTAAGTTGGGGGTCCATCCGTTCTTCAATAAAGAATGTTATCCAGTCATCATGTTTTTTATTGGATTGTGGGAGGCGCCCGATGTAGTTGTTATGATCGAGCCCGAACTGCTCTTGCTGTTTTTTGTGCAGTTTTGCGAGTTGTTGGCCAAAGTGTTGAGCAGAGCCATTTTTTGCCTGTCCCTCCTCAATGAACTCCTGGACCATATATCCAATGCTCCCACTTGTTTCTCCTGTTGCGTAAACGGTGGGGATATGAATCGTTGTATTTGCTGAGCGTAACAGTTCGAGTCCTTTTTCCTCAACAGAAAACATATTGGGATCAGCCGAAGTATTCCATTTAAGGAAGCAGGGCTGGCCATTACTAAGCGTAATTTTGGCAGCCTGGTTGATGCTACCGCCGGAAAGCCGGCGTTGAGATTCAATTGTTTGATCGAGCTTATTTTCGAGTTCAGATAAAAGAGAATCGGGAATCATTGGATGATATGTTGTTCTAATTTATCGAGCAGTGTTTCGCAGCTGCGTTTCACAATTTGGAAGACATTCTCGAACCCTTCGGGGCCGCCATAATAGGGGTCGGGGACTTCGCCATCTCCCGGGTGAGGGTCAAAATCGCGCATTCGGCCAATCGTTGCGTGTTCGTTTCCATTGGCCATATGTTCAACGTTTTTCAGGTTTTCGTTATCCATAGCAAGCACCAGGTCAAAATAATCCAGGTCGAAAGTTTTGAATTGGCGCGCTTTTGAATAGAGTTTGATGCCGTGCTTATTGGCTGTTTGCTGACTTTTGCTGTTCGCTGACTCCCCAATATGGTATGCAGAAGTTCCTGCCGAGTCGACTTCAAAATAATTTCCGAGCCCTCTTTCAGTGATTAAATGCTGAAAAACGCCTTCAGCTGTAGGACTTCGACAAATATTGCCTAAGCAAACAAAACAAATTTTGTAGTGGTTTTCTTTTGTAATAGGGTCAGAGATGTTTAAATCCATAGTGAATAAACAGTAAGCAGTAAGTTTTGGGTTAGCTCAGCACAAAATAATGATGCTGTCACGATTATGCATACTTATTCATTTGCGGTAATTCTAATTTGCAACTTGTTGTACCTTTCCTTTTAATAGGTCGCTAACATTGTAAAATTCATACTTAGAATGTGAATTGATGACTTAAGACTTGTATCTTTGGGGCTCATTTAAATTGAGCGCACATTATTTTAAGCATGTAAAGTTACTGCAAGATTGAAAAAAATCTTATATTAGTAGCTTCACAAAAAGCCAACGAAGCAGTTATACCGGCATTTTATGAGTAAACAGTTTGAAGAAGTAAAACAATTAAATTTTTCAAAACTCGAAGTTGAAACCCTAAAGTGGTGGAAGGAGAACGATATTTTCGAGAAAAGTCTTTCTACCCGCGAAGAGGGAATACCCTTTACCTTCTATGAAGGCCCACCCACCGCCAACGGGAAGCCGGGTATTCATCATGTGATGGCTCGTACCGTCAAAGATATGTTCTGCCGGTACAAGACGTTGAAAGGGTTTCGCGTTGAGCGAAAAGCCGGCTGGGATACGCACGGGCTGCCAGTAGAGATTGAAGTTGAAAAGGAACTTGAGCTTGAAGGGCGCGAGCAGGTCGAAGAGTATGGCGTAGCTGAATACAACGAAAAGTGCCGTGAGAGCGTCCTTAAGTACAAGGATTTATGGGACAAGCTCACAAACCGCATGGCTTACTGGGTAGATCTTGATGATCCCTATATCACTTTTGATAATGATTATATCGAGTCGGTATGGTGGGCTTTTAAGACCCTTTACGAAAAAGATCTTGTTTATAAAGGATATAAGATTCAGTGGTATTCGCCGGGCAGTGGTACGGTTCTTTCCTCGCACGAGGTGAGTTTGGGATATGAAGAAGTGCAGGATCCTTCTATCTTTGTGAAATTTAATGTGGAGATGTCAGAAGATGTTTATTTCCTGGCATGGACCACGACGCCCTGGACTATTATTTCCAATATGTGTTTGGCAGTAAATCCCGACTTGGATTATGCCAAAATTGAGATTTCTGAGGGCGATCGCACCGAATATTATATCATGGCTAAAGAGTGTATCGATGAAGTCATCGATCACGATTACGAAATTGTTGAAGAGTATAAAGGAGAAGAATTGATAGGCTGGACCTACGATCCTGTCTTTGACTATGCTCTTGAAGAGTACGACCGGAAAGAGGCCTGGGAGGTTGTGTCTGCTGATTATGTAACAACCGACGAGGGTACCGGAGTGGTACATACCGCTCCCGCTTTTGGTGCCGATGACTATGAGACCGGCCAGAAGAATAATATCCCGATGTTCAACCCTATTGATGGGGACGGGAAGTTCACGGCGAAGGTGCCTGATTACGAAGGGCAGTGGTTTAAAGATGCTGACAAAGAGATTGCCCGTGCTATTAAGGATAAACACCTGATGTACAAGCACGAAACATATCTGCACAACTATCCGCACGACTGGCGTAAAGGTACGCCATTGATGTCTTATCCGGTAGAATCCTGGTTCATTGAAACCACAGATGTGAAGGATAAGATGGTCAGCTTTAATAAAAAGATTAACTGGAAGCCCCCAAGTACAGGATCGGGACGATTTGGAACCTGGCTCGAAAATAATGTGGATTGGGCTGTTTCTCGTCAGCGC encodes:
- a CDS encoding tetratricopeptide repeat protein, with protein sequence MKNLSSNIYSFFAIAVMALLFFSTDLMAQDQQMVEENTRINARSAYIDGLAAFENEDYQHALELLKSAYVKLPDHAGVNYALADAYLMVDDITNAEYYGKQAVKLAPGNPWYRLKLARLYRDQGKNNAAITELKEALEYNPNNENLLHELAQSYGDSKQLKKANKVYSKLLFLDGEDLNVRLERLRNFNDLGMQDSAITELKKIRDLDPNNIATLQVLSNHYKEMGKLKEAKEVLNNALQINKRDTQTLLMLSNIYIKKAQWDSLSVLLSDVVVDSTIDKATKLNVGRYLYSNYKSDPDNHKLQQTTATVLKKLMKTEPNYGGAQSLAADFFLQTGQTDLALQAYKNTTDLTPANDTAWQKRLQLLLQQGRAKEAILVGEQATKAVPQEPIILYFLGNAHLLRQNHQKALGYLKKAEKLPVRRSLKTNILGAIANAYAALKQWDNAFSHYEQALKIEPNSPGLLNNYAYYLSLQKKNLQKAEKMAKKAIQLAPKNPSYLDTIGWVYYQKGEFPKAEKYIRAALETGEASAEVMEHMGDVLKELGDISEARQWWQKALNKDSTRTHLKDKIPENGE
- a CDS encoding murein hydrolase activator EnvC family protein, which gives rise to MMNTRRFYILAIFILLLCASTVFAQDYRAMRKKVIEKQEETRNKIQQLSRQIEKYEERIQLADKKYETLYQKYQDLRNLIALQDQKLEKLRDERAQIKEELQITTRSLKEKQDKLEKLVTDHKKTLDYLYKHGRTSQLALIFSSSSINQMLVRSYYLEQFNDFREKQAHQIREAQKELKKTKEQLVEARQKNERTLSKIKQEKKRLAEKRKQQAKNVALLRENKQELKEDQEQTKKKLNSFKKDLSKYIREAKKLREKRLKSLEAERKRKLAAAKEIEDETKRAKAVAKYSKPIEKRNFMSSEELKRVEKQFARQKGQLPWPVDSKTVAEHFGTRRHPVYGTKTQNPGIEIVTDPEESVRAVHKGYVIAIQPFQLYGDVVLVKHGRFITAYGNLSQINVHKDQIIQEGDVIGLAGDSFSSQGESLFFLIRENNDFLDPEKWLRSDAVSSTY
- a CDS encoding low molecular weight protein-tyrosine-phosphatase; protein product: MDLNISDPITKENHYKICFVCLGNICRSPTAEGVFQHLITERGLGNYFEVDSAGTSAYHIGESANSKSQQTANKHGIKLYSKARQFKTFDLDYFDLVLAMDNENLKNVEHMANGNEHATIGRMRDFDPHPGDGEVPDPYYGGPEGFENVFQIVKRSCETLLDKLEQHIIQ
- a CDS encoding helical backbone metal receptor, which produces MSSEKPSIISLVPSLTELLIDLGLHGQLVGRTRFCVHPREKVENIPIVGGTKNPRLDKIHNIDPDYIIANKEENRPEDINQLTADSEVIITEIETIEDALIAIHNLAQTFNVSETAEQLITDIQQRLEERPDETELRTAYMIWKDPWMSVGHDTYINDVLEHWNLPNVFNSESRYPTFELESLKSYNPDLVLLSSEPYPFKEKHIAVVKEACPAARVLVVEGEWFSWYGSHMKHAFGRLNSWRKTIAD
- a CDS encoding DUF4292 domain-containing protein; this translates as MSQIKPSVVVNKIPDYRSTLHALTGEGRAIVSEPGNTERVTIIFMSNRSKSLVKIRNGIGIKGGELLTDGDTLTVYNKIDKYVRKIAVRSGNLQRINKLASLNILQLINYPFTPDEVSDVFENESLYKLALSSGTLIYIDKKSYNIRQIEQPNNTTLPYSKIQYDAYGTVGRFTLPRRISIFGAEKKSKIALQLTSLDLNPDLGNLHINYPDDIPVYHR
- a CDS encoding fructosamine kinase family protein, which gives rise to MIPDSLLSELENKLDQTIESQRRLSGGSINQAAKITLSNGQPCFLKWNTSADPNMFSVEEKGLELLRSANTTIHIPTVYATGETSGSIGYMVQEFIEEGQAKNGSAQHFGQQLAKLHKKQQEQFGLDHNNYIGRLPQSNKKHDDWITFFIEERMDPQLKMATDSGKLGSKTVSQFQSMYKRLPTIFPKEPASLLHGDLWSGNFFYDQEGQTTIYDPAVYYGHREIELAFTQLFGGFSSAFYNAYKEAYPLQPNFNQRKDIYNLYPLLVHTNLFGGSYAQQLKRIVQRF